A genomic stretch from Trinickia violacea includes:
- a CDS encoding OmpA family protein, translated as MKANLACALALAGLLASPAFASVRSQADALMPAAQAIADPYQRGQAEGWLEIAARQDGQVLVSHTYNDAAPKALQNARHFIDGSVPFAPIYGEKHWPTRENWVKAIREIEAVNERASASTCKGESAGRLSALTDEVWKEQDETHGTRWVHGWAQIERAKRLSETVDAELAQCSAPAAPVAQAVPAAPPKAIELSADATFGFDSAMLKPQGRAAIDALAKSIADAGKADVITVTGYTDRLGSTAHNLELSRRRAQTVADALKADGVQASRIEARGAGAASPVVSCPGARSARVIACLAPNRRVEVRVSGTAAHANAGQD; from the coding sequence ATGAAAGCAAACCTCGCATGCGCGCTCGCGCTTGCGGGGCTCCTCGCGAGCCCCGCGTTCGCCAGCGTGCGCAGCCAGGCCGACGCGTTGATGCCGGCTGCACAGGCAATCGCCGACCCTTACCAACGCGGCCAGGCCGAAGGCTGGCTGGAGATCGCGGCCCGCCAGGACGGGCAGGTGCTCGTCTCGCACACGTACAACGACGCCGCCCCCAAGGCCCTCCAGAACGCCCGTCATTTCATCGACGGCAGCGTGCCGTTCGCGCCGATCTATGGCGAGAAGCATTGGCCCACCCGCGAAAACTGGGTCAAGGCGATTCGCGAGATCGAGGCGGTCAATGAGCGTGCGTCGGCCTCGACCTGCAAGGGCGAGTCGGCGGGGCGCCTGTCGGCCCTGACCGATGAAGTCTGGAAGGAACAGGACGAGACGCACGGCACGCGGTGGGTGCATGGCTGGGCGCAGATCGAACGGGCCAAGCGTCTGTCAGAAACCGTCGACGCCGAGCTTGCGCAGTGCTCTGCACCTGCCGCGCCGGTCGCACAAGCGGTGCCTGCCGCTCCGCCAAAAGCTATCGAGCTCTCCGCCGACGCGACGTTCGGTTTCGATAGCGCCATGCTCAAGCCGCAAGGCCGGGCGGCTATCGACGCACTGGCGAAATCGATCGCTGACGCAGGCAAGGCTGATGTGATCACGGTGACGGGCTACACCGACCGGCTCGGGTCCACCGCGCACAACCTCGAGCTGTCCCGCCGGCGGGCACAGACGGTCGCCGACGCCCTGAAGGCTGACGGCGTGCAGGCCTCGCGCATTGAAGCCCGCGGTGCTGGCGCGGCCTCGCCCGTGGTCAGTTGTCCGGGGGCGCGATCCGCAAGGGTTATTGCCTGCTTGGCTCCGAACCGGCGTGTCGAGGTCAGAGTGTCGGGTACGGCCGCGCATGCAAATGCGGGGCAGGACTGA
- a CDS encoding phospholipase D family protein → MRKRLDQLASAFTACHWARAAVLALAMSAGAIPAHAQLAGLLNSLVDSHQAAASAAPQVEVGFSPEGSAEQLVLRAIASAHKSVRVAAYSFTSAEVVRALVAAKRNGIDVAVLVDEKNNLVEDRSGKARAALNLLVNAGIPTRTIGVYPIHHDKYVVVDGETVETGSFNYSRAAASYNSENALVIWHDPALAAQYLAHWQSRWEQGVPYRSTY, encoded by the coding sequence ATGCGAAAGAGACTTGATCAACTCGCATCGGCATTCACCGCTTGCCACTGGGCGAGGGCGGCTGTACTGGCACTGGCGATGTCAGCGGGGGCCATCCCCGCTCACGCGCAGTTGGCAGGCCTGCTGAACAGCCTTGTCGACTCACATCAGGCTGCCGCGTCAGCTGCGCCGCAAGTCGAGGTGGGCTTTTCACCGGAGGGCAGTGCCGAGCAATTGGTGCTACGGGCGATCGCAAGCGCGCACAAATCGGTCCGCGTCGCGGCCTACTCGTTCACGTCGGCCGAGGTGGTGCGCGCGCTTGTCGCGGCGAAACGCAACGGCATCGATGTCGCGGTGCTGGTCGACGAGAAAAACAACCTTGTCGAAGATCGTTCCGGCAAGGCGCGCGCAGCGCTCAACCTGCTCGTCAACGCCGGCATTCCGACTCGCACGATCGGCGTGTACCCGATCCACCACGACAAATACGTGGTGGTAGACGGCGAAACGGTGGAGACGGGCTCGTTCAACTACAGCAGAGCAGCTGCCTCGTACAACAGCGAAAACGCCCTGGTCATCTGGCACGACCCGGCGCTGGCTGCGCAGTACCTCGCCCACTGGCAAAGCCGGTGGGAGCAGGGTGTGCCGTACCGCTCCACCTATTGA
- a CDS encoding VirB3 family type IV secretion system protein — protein MRDVHEIAKGMVQPWMICGCLAELFLGSIALPAIAFMFLKWWPVVFAIPLLIVASYLATAKDMYRVSVLFHSAARAISARSIRNWGGARTYVPR, from the coding sequence ATGCGGGACGTCCATGAAATCGCCAAAGGCATGGTTCAGCCGTGGATGATCTGCGGGTGCCTTGCCGAGCTTTTCCTCGGCTCGATCGCGCTGCCGGCGATTGCCTTCATGTTCCTGAAGTGGTGGCCGGTGGTGTTCGCGATTCCGCTGCTGATCGTCGCCTCGTACCTTGCCACGGCGAAGGACATGTATCGGGTGTCGGTGCTTTTCCATAGCGCTGCGCGTGCAATCAGCGCGCGCAGCATCCGCAACTGGGGAGGCGCACGAACCTATGTCCCTCGCTGA
- a CDS encoding type IV secretion system protein, producing MKRQGVQCHIAAALLCGAVQIAFAQGVPVGNATEQAQLQVSLTQQLAQIGQLAQQIDQMKQQYSAITGSYARGAQGLTSAITSSSVVPGSWQAVVAQQQSGAYASLQAPYEKVMNSLSPSSFSDASQGATYQLNTDSTRAGLTMSEALYNEAQTHLNNFEQLAQQVDTTANVKDAADLQNRMTAELGMAQAAQTKLQALGARLQAAQLNSSNQADAVRARFFNQTQGTTQ from the coding sequence ATGAAACGACAAGGCGTGCAATGTCACATCGCGGCCGCACTGCTGTGCGGCGCCGTGCAGATCGCATTCGCTCAGGGCGTGCCGGTGGGCAACGCCACCGAGCAAGCCCAGCTGCAGGTCAGCCTGACCCAGCAGCTGGCGCAGATCGGGCAACTCGCGCAGCAAATCGATCAGATGAAGCAGCAATACAGCGCGATCACTGGCTCCTACGCGCGTGGCGCGCAGGGACTGACGAGCGCGATTACCTCATCGTCGGTCGTGCCCGGCAGCTGGCAGGCCGTCGTCGCGCAGCAGCAGAGCGGCGCGTATGCCAGCCTGCAGGCCCCCTACGAGAAGGTGATGAATTCGCTGTCGCCGTCATCGTTCTCCGACGCATCGCAAGGCGCGACGTACCAGCTCAACACCGATTCGACGCGTGCGGGCCTGACGATGAGCGAGGCGCTTTACAACGAGGCGCAAACGCACTTGAACAACTTCGAGCAGCTCGCGCAGCAGGTCGATACGACCGCAAACGTGAAGGATGCGGCCGACCTGCAGAACCGGATGACCGCCGAGCTCGGCATGGCCCAGGCGGCGCAGACGAAGCTGCAGGCGCTCGGCGCTCGCCTTCAGGCGGCCCAGCTGAACAGCAGCAACCAGGCCGATGCGGTGCGCGCGCGGTTCTTCAACCAGACGCAGGGGACCACGCAATGA
- a CDS encoding type IV secretion system protein, which produces MSNNAVFDFIQKIYDAMTAGMATLVAKDYPLLAAKVMPIALVAAMIWVAVKVIRVHSGRDPADIWPLLRMVLTILVVFSGLNWGGLGGKVFYAFSELRDDTVRAFMGGKTTLQYVQTVCGKVGVLADSMMNQSAWNLGIVLLGVILTLLDCLLALAVLVLNVASVMGLGITAVLGPLFFPLLFWSATRGYAMNWFSAMFKFALVGILLGVTVVFSFQVAVNLMDSTVVPSFAQHTADAMAAIVMVGFLILFVWLGVKPLASALASSGAAAGGVAEMAAGFAVSQMLQKFLAPVKPDPPKPDPPPAPANGPGGSPNSSTNSGAMEAMQHAPSGAGQPGEGSRW; this is translated from the coding sequence ATGAGCAACAACGCGGTCTTCGACTTCATCCAGAAGATCTATGACGCGATGACAGCGGGCATGGCGACACTGGTCGCGAAGGACTATCCGCTGCTCGCGGCGAAGGTGATGCCGATCGCACTGGTGGCGGCGATGATCTGGGTCGCCGTCAAGGTGATCCGCGTGCATTCCGGACGCGACCCGGCCGATATCTGGCCGTTGCTGCGCATGGTGTTGACGATTCTGGTCGTCTTCAGCGGCCTGAACTGGGGAGGACTGGGCGGCAAGGTTTTCTACGCGTTTTCCGAGTTGCGCGACGACACCGTGAGGGCCTTCATGGGCGGTAAGACCACGCTCCAGTACGTGCAGACGGTGTGCGGGAAGGTTGGTGTGCTAGCGGACTCCATGATGAATCAGTCGGCGTGGAACCTCGGCATCGTGTTGCTCGGCGTGATCCTCACGCTGCTCGACTGCCTCCTCGCGCTTGCGGTGCTGGTGCTCAATGTCGCCTCGGTGATGGGCCTGGGCATCACGGCGGTGCTCGGACCGCTCTTCTTTCCACTGCTCTTCTGGAGTGCCACACGCGGCTACGCGATGAACTGGTTCTCCGCGATGTTCAAGTTCGCGCTCGTCGGGATCCTGCTTGGCGTGACGGTGGTGTTCTCGTTCCAGGTCGCAGTGAACCTGATGGACTCCACCGTGGTGCCGTCTTTCGCGCAGCACACGGCCGACGCGATGGCCGCGATCGTCATGGTGGGCTTCCTGATCCTCTTTGTTTGGCTCGGCGTCAAGCCGCTCGCCTCCGCGCTCGCCTCGAGCGGCGCGGCCGCCGGGGGTGTCGCGGAGATGGCCGCGGGCTTTGCGGTGTCGCAGATGCTGCAGAAGTTCCTGGCTCCCGTTAAGCCGGATCCTCCTAAGCCGGATCCTCCTCCGGCGCCTGCCAATGGACCGGGCGGCTCGCCCAATAGCAGCACGAACAGTGGGGCGATGGAGGCGATGCAACACGCGCCGTCGGGCGCAGGGCAACCAGGCGAGGGATCGAGATGGTAA
- a CDS encoding type IV secretion system protein, giving the protein MFGKKTKAARDAATTSTGLRAESYESIRVSRNRAWLLAVAAWPVALLGVGSGVLEKANEGYVPPVVLTIESGHVSKSEVGTPAVLLTKDAIIESELARYLTERFTLDRHFRDEHITYVQLHSSADVAAQFNHEMDAKNRENPYYSMPDNAVRRVSNVRIRILDRDAKKAEATLTTFVDDGATNAPRTYWHVLMHYDFVRQALTPEDRYVNGNGFVTTAFEKNTEPGPATVAGVGTAN; this is encoded by the coding sequence ATGTTTGGAAAAAAGACAAAGGCAGCACGTGATGCCGCAACGACAAGCACGGGCCTGCGCGCGGAGTCGTACGAATCGATCCGTGTGTCGCGTAACCGCGCGTGGTTGCTCGCGGTGGCGGCCTGGCCGGTGGCCCTGCTGGGTGTCGGCTCCGGCGTGCTCGAGAAGGCCAACGAAGGTTACGTGCCACCTGTCGTGTTGACGATCGAAAGCGGTCACGTGTCAAAGAGCGAAGTGGGCACGCCTGCGGTGCTGCTCACCAAAGACGCGATCATCGAAAGCGAGCTCGCGCGGTATCTGACCGAACGCTTCACGCTCGATCGGCACTTCAGGGATGAGCACATCACGTATGTGCAGCTGCATTCGTCCGCCGATGTCGCTGCGCAGTTCAACCACGAGATGGACGCGAAGAACCGCGAGAACCCGTACTACAGCATGCCCGACAACGCGGTGCGGCGAGTGAGCAACGTCCGCATCCGGATTCTCGATCGCGATGCAAAGAAAGCCGAAGCGACGCTCACGACCTTTGTTGACGATGGCGCTACGAACGCGCCTCGGACGTACTGGCATGTGCTCATGCACTACGACTTCGTGCGCCAGGCGCTCACGCCGGAGGACCGATACGTCAACGGCAACGGCTTTGTAACGACGGCATTCGAGAAGAACACCGAACCGGGTCCGGCAACCGTTGCTGGCGTTGGCACGGCTAACTGA
- a CDS encoding TrbG/VirB9 family P-type conjugative transfer protein has protein sequence MKHRVRRIAVAIVAVTAVLGSGLAHAAKVPRALETDRRVREVRYDPNQVYEVTSTYGYTTTIEFGANERILNSALGDTIGFEVGKFRNHLVLKPVEADAQTNLTVTTSAHVYYFHLTSSRSAAGAVYVVRFIYPDNGDLGDVGSGDGNGSGYAAGGDMQPRVVNRDYQVSGDERSFGLQRVFDDGQFTYFLTVGNKPKPMIYVVQSDGTEALANTRREGPYLVVEQMADRFTLRDGPNVLCVARTSHAGAMSGLSNDNGRVQR, from the coding sequence ATGAAACATCGAGTTCGACGAATTGCCGTGGCCATTGTCGCAGTGACGGCCGTCTTGGGTTCGGGCCTCGCGCACGCCGCAAAGGTACCGCGGGCGCTCGAGACCGATAGGCGAGTGCGCGAGGTGCGCTACGACCCGAATCAGGTCTACGAGGTGACGTCGACCTACGGCTACACGACGACGATCGAGTTTGGCGCGAACGAACGCATTCTCAATTCGGCGCTGGGCGACACGATCGGGTTTGAAGTCGGCAAATTCCGCAATCACCTCGTGCTTAAGCCTGTGGAGGCGGACGCACAGACGAACCTGACGGTGACCACGAGCGCGCACGTCTACTACTTCCACCTGACGAGCTCGAGGAGCGCGGCCGGCGCAGTGTACGTGGTGCGCTTCATTTACCCGGACAATGGGGATCTAGGTGATGTCGGTTCTGGCGATGGGAATGGCTCAGGTTATGCCGCCGGCGGCGACATGCAGCCTCGGGTGGTCAACCGCGATTACCAAGTGTCTGGTGACGAACGCAGCTTTGGCCTGCAGCGTGTCTTCGATGACGGCCAGTTCACGTACTTCCTCACAGTGGGCAACAAACCCAAACCGATGATTTACGTGGTGCAGTCCGACGGCACCGAGGCGCTCGCCAATACGCGCCGCGAGGGCCCGTACCTCGTGGTCGAGCAAATGGCGGACCGTTTCACGCTGCGCGATGGCCCGAACGTGTTGTGTGTCGCTCGCACGTCGCACGCGGGTGCGATGTCCGGCCTGTCGAACGATAACGGGAGGGTTCAGCGATGA
- a CDS encoding TrbI/VirB10 family protein, with protein MSDRPEDPNSEAGNPTQERRAAADALRRTSLAADPSHARRKAGFYAGAAGVLALCMAGVFMMRQQPAAPTNGYHDDQPRIAEDAPKSGKLADTPDKPASALAASAPAPASAVDPQLLAEQRAEEQRRLMEAEAKRKREEEMQHARLHSALFAEQAQAGDSSATGADAGLAASGAQGDGKDTARHGRGPNDTNSMFAHAVQDEDDSAERATLITNRQCKIEPGRILEGHLVPRIVSDLPGSVTIMLDQDTYGEEGRIPLMPWGTRIVGQPNSNVRKGQDRTFIATATAYRPDGVKVRLDSPVADQLGSAGLDGDVNNHIGQILGMSVVLSLLGAGASTAGAAGYNGANSLSTYRDNVQSSLANSSQELLGAYANIPPTLTNPQGSRVRIQVEHELDFSDFCKPAGEEDQ; from the coding sequence ATGAGCGACCGGCCCGAGGACCCAAACAGCGAGGCGGGGAATCCGACGCAGGAGCGGCGTGCCGCAGCCGATGCGCTGCGCCGCACGTCGCTTGCCGCCGACCCGTCGCACGCGCGACGCAAGGCGGGCTTCTACGCAGGCGCCGCGGGTGTGCTTGCGCTGTGCATGGCCGGTGTTTTCATGATGCGGCAGCAGCCGGCCGCGCCAACCAATGGATATCACGACGACCAGCCCCGCATTGCCGAAGACGCACCGAAATCCGGCAAGCTCGCGGATACGCCTGACAAGCCGGCCTCGGCACTTGCCGCGTCAGCGCCGGCACCGGCGAGCGCCGTGGACCCACAACTGCTGGCCGAGCAGCGCGCCGAAGAACAGCGCCGTCTCATGGAAGCCGAAGCGAAGCGCAAACGGGAAGAAGAGATGCAGCACGCCCGCCTGCATTCCGCCCTGTTCGCCGAGCAGGCACAGGCAGGCGATTCAAGCGCCACCGGCGCTGACGCGGGGCTCGCCGCTTCGGGTGCGCAAGGCGATGGGAAAGATACTGCCCGCCATGGGCGCGGACCGAACGACACCAATTCGATGTTTGCGCATGCAGTGCAAGACGAGGACGACTCGGCCGAGCGCGCAACGCTCATCACGAACCGGCAATGCAAGATTGAGCCAGGCCGGATCCTCGAGGGTCACCTCGTGCCGCGCATCGTTTCGGACTTGCCCGGTTCCGTCACGATCATGCTCGACCAAGACACCTATGGCGAGGAGGGCCGCATTCCGCTCATGCCATGGGGCACGCGCATCGTGGGCCAACCGAATTCGAACGTGCGCAAGGGACAGGATCGCACCTTCATTGCGACCGCCACGGCCTATCGGCCGGATGGGGTCAAGGTCCGGCTCGATTCTCCGGTAGCCGACCAGCTGGGTTCGGCAGGGCTTGATGGCGACGTCAACAACCACATCGGGCAGATCCTGGGCATGAGCGTCGTGCTGTCGCTGCTCGGTGCCGGCGCGTCGACCGCGGGCGCAGCGGGCTATAACGGCGCGAATTCGCTGTCGACGTATCGCGACAACGTGCAGTCGTCGCTTGCGAATTCGTCGCAGGAGCTGCTCGGCGCGTACGCGAACATCCCGCCGACGCTGACCAACCCGCAGGGCAGCCGCGTGCGCATCCAGGTCGAGCACGAGCTCGATTTCTCGGACTTCTGCAAGCCGGCCGGGGAGGAGGACCAGTAG
- the virB11 gene encoding P-type DNA transfer ATPase VirB11, giving the protein MSILPAFLNRTASLRDLFADDAVTEIAINGPGVAWAGRQGARFMERVELPDLTLKTLRDIAEQVAHVSDQSIDMARPLLAASIPSELTGQENRDFRVQIVLPPAVPPETISITMRKPSVLDLDMEYYEKSGAFRYVNEPLPDTEDVREQLARLYRDRNWPTFLRVAIRAKLNIIVSAATNTGKTEFIKMLLKLMNGDERIVTIEDAREIKLAQPNAVHLLYSRGNQGVSKVTPVDLMEASLRMSPDRIIPGELRGAEAYVALEMLNSGHDGFMTTLHAKSPNHMWDRLAQMVMRYGSTMGKAEIIEYARGLIDVVVQMHRYDDGLRGISRIDYVAH; this is encoded by the coding sequence ATGTCGATTCTGCCGGCCTTTCTGAACCGCACCGCCTCGCTGCGTGATCTGTTCGCAGATGACGCGGTGACGGAAATCGCCATTAACGGTCCTGGCGTAGCCTGGGCGGGACGGCAAGGCGCGCGCTTCATGGAGCGCGTCGAGCTGCCGGACCTGACGCTGAAAACCCTGCGCGACATTGCCGAGCAGGTCGCGCACGTCTCGGACCAGTCTATCGATATGGCGAGGCCGCTGCTTGCGGCGTCCATCCCGTCCGAGCTCACCGGGCAGGAGAACCGTGATTTCCGCGTCCAGATCGTGCTGCCGCCCGCGGTGCCGCCCGAAACGATCTCGATCACCATGCGCAAGCCCAGCGTGCTGGACCTTGACATGGAGTATTACGAAAAGAGCGGCGCATTTCGCTACGTCAACGAGCCGCTACCGGACACCGAAGATGTGCGCGAGCAGCTGGCCCGGTTATATCGCGATCGGAACTGGCCTACCTTCCTGCGTGTTGCGATACGCGCGAAGCTCAACATCATCGTGAGCGCGGCGACGAACACGGGCAAGACCGAGTTCATCAAGATGCTCTTGAAACTCATGAACGGCGATGAGCGCATCGTGACGATTGAGGACGCGCGCGAGATCAAGCTCGCGCAGCCCAACGCCGTGCATCTGCTGTATTCGCGCGGCAACCAGGGCGTCTCTAAGGTGACGCCCGTCGACCTGATGGAGGCGTCGCTGCGCATGTCGCCGGATCGCATCATCCCGGGCGAGCTGCGCGGCGCAGAAGCGTATGTCGCACTCGAGATGCTGAATTCGGGGCACGACGGCTTCATGACCACGCTGCACGCGAAAAGCCCGAATCACATGTGGGACCGGCTCGCGCAGATGGTGATGCGCTACGGCTCCACGATGGGCAAGGCGGAAATCATCGAATACGCGCGCGGACTGATCGACGTCGTGGTGCAGATGCACCGCTACGACGATGGCCTGCGCGGCATTAGCAGGATCGACTATGTCGCGCATTGA